In a genomic window of Amycolatopsis japonica:
- a CDS encoding helix-turn-helix transcriptional regulator, whose amino-acid sequence MYVTVPDPDGLDVPAIAAVAALDDDLRRGMYAYARRERRPVTRDEAAAAVGISRKLAAFHLDKLVDAGLLRFGFAAGPVVKVGRRPKVYEPVDDTIQVQLPARRHELLADILAEAVLAEETGETAREAVRRVAGERGFAAGEEERARTRPGRLGAERALTVAEGMLRRYGFEPSRDSRTCVRLRNCPFHPLAEKAPDLVCGINQAFLAGFLNGVRAGNVEAALVPGAAECCVELRQAE is encoded by the coding sequence GTGTACGTGACAGTGCCCGATCCGGACGGCCTCGACGTCCCCGCCATCGCCGCGGTGGCGGCTCTCGACGACGACCTTCGCCGGGGTATGTACGCCTACGCGCGGCGCGAGCGGCGCCCGGTCACCCGGGACGAGGCGGCGGCCGCGGTGGGGATCTCCCGCAAGCTCGCAGCCTTCCATCTCGACAAACTCGTGGACGCCGGGCTGCTCAGATTCGGTTTCGCGGCGGGCCCGGTGGTGAAGGTGGGGCGCAGGCCGAAGGTCTACGAACCCGTCGACGACACCATCCAGGTGCAGCTTCCCGCCCGGCGGCACGAGTTGCTCGCGGACATCCTCGCCGAGGCCGTGCTCGCCGAGGAGACCGGTGAGACGGCGAGGGAGGCCGTCCGCCGCGTCGCGGGGGAGCGGGGCTTCGCGGCGGGTGAGGAGGAACGCGCGCGGACACGGCCCGGCAGGCTCGGTGCCGAACGTGCGCTCACCGTGGCCGAAGGGATGCTTCGCCGCTATGGCTTCGAACCGAGCCGGGACAGCAGGACCTGCGTCCGGTTGCGGAACTGTCCGTTCCATCCGCTGGCCGAGAAGGCCCCGGACCTGGTCTGCGGGATCAACCAGGCCTTCTTGGCCGGTTTCCTGAACGGCGTGCGCGCCGGGAACGTGGAAGCGGCCCTCGTTCCCGGCGCGGCCGAGTGCTGTGTGGAGCTACGGCAGGCCGAATAG
- a CDS encoding carboxymuconolactone decarboxylase family protein yields METRIPNPALSNPATLKALIALSESAGDTGVPNTTHYLMHVRASQINGCSGCLDMHTKEMRKAGESDERIFTVAAWRDTAYYTDAERAALALAEALTRIADRADPVDDAVWNEAARHYDEKQLSSLVLSIAAINTWNRLNVATRQIAGAA; encoded by the coding sequence ATGGAAACCCGCATCCCGAACCCCGCCCTGTCGAACCCCGCCACCCTGAAAGCCTTGATCGCGTTGTCGGAATCGGCCGGCGACACCGGTGTCCCGAACACCACGCACTACCTCATGCACGTCCGCGCGAGCCAGATCAACGGCTGCAGCGGCTGCCTGGACATGCACACCAAGGAAATGCGCAAGGCAGGCGAGTCCGACGAGCGCATCTTCACCGTGGCGGCGTGGCGCGACACCGCCTACTACACCGACGCCGAACGCGCGGCGCTCGCGCTGGCCGAGGCACTCACCCGGATCGCGGACCGGGCCGACCCGGTCGACGACGCGGTCTGGAACGAGGCGGCTCGTCATTACGACGAAAAGCAGCTCTCCAGCCTGGTCCTCTCGATCGCCGCCATCAACACCTGGAACCGGCTCAACGTCGCCACCCGGCAGATCGCCGGCGCCGCCTGA
- a CDS encoding SDR family NAD(P)-dependent oxidoreductase, with amino-acid sequence MSRTTERQALVIGASRGLGLTLAEELTRRDWQVVATTRQSGGDLQEKADASNGRLRVESLEMTSDEQLAALRERLDGTKLDLLFVNAAIDRGNLPITEVSTETFAEVMITNALRPLRTLEALRDLVVPGGTVAVMSSRQGSISLNTRPGFEAYKASKAALNQLMRSYSTRYAEDGHTKLLIHPGHNQTPLGGSGAPLTAAESMPAVVDVLEAQAGAPGLQFLDLYGEIVPW; translated from the coding sequence GTGTCTCGAACAACCGAGCGCCAGGCTCTCGTCATCGGCGCTTCGCGCGGCCTGGGACTGACCCTGGCCGAGGAGCTCACCCGGCGCGACTGGCAGGTCGTCGCCACCACGCGCCAGAGCGGAGGCGACCTTCAGGAGAAGGCCGACGCCTCGAACGGGCGGCTGCGGGTCGAATCACTGGAGATGACCAGCGACGAGCAGCTCGCCGCCCTGCGTGAACGGCTCGACGGCACCAAGCTCGACCTGCTCTTCGTCAACGCCGCGATCGACCGCGGGAATCTGCCGATCACCGAGGTCTCCACCGAGACCTTCGCCGAAGTCATGATCACCAACGCGTTGCGCCCGCTGCGCACCCTGGAAGCACTTCGCGACCTGGTCGTACCTGGTGGCACCGTCGCGGTCATGTCGTCGAGGCAGGGCAGCATCTCGCTGAACACGAGGCCGGGATTCGAGGCCTACAAGGCCAGCAAGGCCGCGCTCAACCAGTTGATGCGCAGCTACTCGACCCGGTACGCCGAGGACGGGCACACCAAGCTCCTCATCCACCCCGGCCACAACCAGACGCCGCTCGGCGGCTCCGGCGCTCCTCTCACCGCCGCGGAGAGCATGCCTGCCGTCGTCGACGTCCTCGAAGCGCAGGCGGGCGCACCCGGTCTGCAGTTCTTGGATCTCTACGGCGAAATCGTGCCCTGGTAG
- a CDS encoding TetR/AcrR family transcriptional regulator, translating into MPAVNSQPRRARSGNQRDEAARLAVLHAADDLLVEHGFARLTIEAIARRAGVAKQTIYRWWPSKVEILLDTLIEDSEKRFAVPADKPSELRGYFRGYARFVTRDPAGKVLLALIAEAQHCPETAKSLHDRYLGPRRELERELLARGIETGEVSTALDLDAALDAVIGPIVYRALTGASVPRALVDALFDGLLKA; encoded by the coding sequence ATGCCAGCGGTGAATTCGCAGCCCCGCAGGGCGCGCTCCGGCAACCAGCGCGACGAGGCCGCTCGCCTGGCCGTGCTCCATGCCGCGGACGACCTGCTCGTCGAGCACGGTTTCGCGCGGTTGACCATCGAGGCGATCGCGCGCCGGGCGGGGGTCGCCAAACAGACGATCTACCGCTGGTGGCCGTCGAAGGTCGAGATCCTGCTCGACACGCTCATCGAGGACAGTGAGAAGCGCTTCGCGGTCCCGGCGGACAAGCCGTCCGAGCTTCGCGGCTACTTCCGCGGCTACGCGCGGTTCGTCACCCGCGACCCGGCGGGCAAGGTCCTGCTCGCGCTCATCGCCGAGGCCCAGCACTGCCCTGAGACCGCCAAGAGCCTGCACGACCGCTATCTCGGCCCGCGCCGGGAGCTGGAACGAGAACTCCTCGCGCGCGGGATCGAGACGGGGGAGGTCTCGACCGCGCTGGACCTCGACGCCGCGCTCGACGCCGTCATCGGCCCGATCGTCTACCGGGCGCTGACCGGAGCGAGCGTCCCCCGCGCCCTGGTGGACGCGTTGTTCGACGGACTGCTCAAGGCTTAG
- a CDS encoding cytochrome P450, which yields MATALPHPPRRIPLIGDVLGVSPKTPVQDSMRHAAELGPVFERKVFGRSIVFVHGAEMVADLSDEKRFAKHVTPAISNLRPLGGDGLFTAHNEEPNWRRAHEILAPAFSRNAMQRYHPTMLAITRELLDTWDRGGEVDVADDMTKLTLETIGRTGFGYSFSSFERAEPHPFVAAMVRTLRHAQRKAIQPPVIGPLLSRKANQRNEADLAFLHSVVADVIEARRNDPSTEDLLGLMLNTTQPSTGAALDEDNIRHQIITFLVAGHETTSGALSFALYYLARNPDVLARARSEVDKVWGENPDPSYEEVAKLRYVRRVLDEALRLWPTAPAFARQAQVDTVVGGEYPMRKGQWALVLIPALHRDPVWGDDPESFDPDRFSPERNRARPAHVYKPFGTGERACIGRQFALHEATLVLGMLLSRYDLRSDPSYRLKVQELLTLKPEGFKLDVSLRDRASVPA from the coding sequence ATGGCCACCGCTCTCCCCCATCCCCCGCGACGGATTCCGCTGATCGGCGACGTGCTCGGCGTTTCGCCGAAGACGCCGGTCCAGGACTCGATGCGGCACGCGGCCGAGCTGGGCCCGGTCTTCGAGCGCAAGGTGTTCGGCCGGAGCATCGTGTTCGTGCACGGCGCCGAGATGGTCGCCGACCTTTCCGACGAGAAGCGGTTCGCGAAGCACGTCACTCCCGCGATCTCGAACCTCCGCCCGCTCGGCGGCGACGGGCTGTTCACCGCGCACAACGAAGAGCCGAACTGGCGGCGTGCGCACGAGATCCTCGCGCCCGCGTTCAGCCGCAACGCCATGCAGCGCTACCACCCCACGATGCTGGCGATCACCCGCGAACTGCTGGACACGTGGGACAGAGGCGGCGAAGTCGACGTCGCGGACGACATGACCAAGCTGACGCTGGAGACCATCGGCCGGACGGGTTTCGGCTACAGCTTCTCGTCGTTCGAACGCGCCGAACCGCATCCGTTCGTCGCCGCGATGGTCCGCACGCTGCGGCACGCGCAGCGGAAGGCCATCCAGCCGCCGGTCATCGGCCCGCTCCTGAGCCGGAAAGCCAACCAGCGCAACGAAGCCGACCTCGCGTTCCTGCACTCCGTCGTCGCCGACGTGATCGAGGCACGCCGGAACGATCCGAGCACCGAAGACCTGCTCGGGCTCATGCTGAACACCACGCAACCGAGCACCGGCGCGGCACTGGACGAGGACAACATCCGGCACCAGATCATCACTTTCCTCGTGGCAGGCCACGAAACCACGTCGGGCGCGCTGTCGTTCGCCCTGTACTACCTCGCCCGCAACCCCGACGTCCTGGCCCGTGCGCGGTCCGAAGTGGACAAGGTCTGGGGCGAGAACCCGGATCCGTCCTACGAAGAGGTCGCCAAGCTCCGCTACGTTCGGCGAGTGCTCGACGAAGCGCTCCGGCTCTGGCCGACGGCGCCCGCGTTCGCACGCCAAGCCCAGGTGGACACCGTCGTCGGCGGCGAGTACCCGATGCGGAAGGGGCAGTGGGCGCTGGTCCTCATCCCGGCGCTGCACCGTGATCCCGTCTGGGGAGACGATCCCGAGTCCTTCGACCCGGACCGCTTCTCTCCGGAACGCAACCGTGCCCGGCCGGCGCACGTCTACAAACCCTTCGGCACCGGCGAGCGCGCCTGCATCGGGCGGCAGTTCGCCCTGCACGAGGCGACGCTGGTGCTCGGCATGCTGCTGAGCCGGTACGACCTGCGGAGCGACCCGTCCTACCGGCTGAAAGTGCAGGAATTGCTGACCCTCAAGCCGGAGGGCTTCAAGCTGGACGTCTCGCTCCGCGACCGTGCTTCGGTGCCCGCCTAA
- a CDS encoding TetR/AcrR family transcriptional regulator produces the protein MAPSTSGKPRSRLSTAERREQLLRIGARLFAERPYDDVWIEQVADIAEVSRGLLYHYFPTKRDFVTEVIRSQGERLLEMTKSDPTLPVEEQLTAGLDAYLRYVEANEDGYRALHSGTSIAVDGVREVLDNNFAEQGRRILEVLCPDSEPPEALRVLVRGWLAFVVAVCLDWLKYRRLTRGEIRDLCAKALLDIVDLPT, from the coding sequence ATGGCGCCGAGTACTTCCGGGAAGCCCCGCAGCAGGCTGTCCACCGCCGAGCGGCGGGAACAACTGCTGCGGATCGGTGCCCGCCTGTTCGCGGAGCGGCCGTACGACGACGTGTGGATCGAGCAGGTCGCGGACATCGCCGAGGTGTCCCGAGGGCTGCTGTACCACTACTTCCCGACGAAACGGGACTTCGTCACCGAGGTCATCAGGTCACAGGGCGAGCGGCTGCTCGAGATGACCAAGTCGGACCCCACGCTGCCGGTCGAGGAGCAGCTGACGGCCGGCCTCGACGCGTACCTCCGCTATGTCGAAGCCAACGAGGACGGGTACCGGGCCCTGCATTCGGGCACGTCCATCGCCGTCGACGGCGTCCGCGAGGTCCTGGACAACAACTTCGCCGAACAGGGCCGCCGCATCCTCGAGGTGCTGTGCCCGGACAGCGAGCCGCCGGAGGCCCTGCGGGTGCTCGTCCGCGGCTGGCTGGCGTTCGTCGTGGCGGTCTGCCTCGACTGGCTCAAGTACCGGAGGCTGACCCGGGGGGAGATCCGGGATCTGTGCGCGAAGGCGTTGCTCGACATCGTCGACCTGCCAACATGA
- a CDS encoding glycosyltransferase family 2 protein has translation MPTISVITPVHAPSLPYLTEAYESLAAQELPPGWSWEWLVQEDGETGLLDGALPADARVLPGSGRRGGPGVARMMALSRASGKLIKALDADDLLTPGALSRDIAALADPAIGWTTCRVLDLLPDGTTAGFDSDPDEGPIERGAILRHWQRNGYVSSVVAGTLCIRRELLLDLGGWMALPASEDTGLILAANACSDGYFIATCGMYYRKWPGQVTKSAAHNDDGERLARMKLIEERAEVMLAGRRCRATPSRTDPGSPPGSASGT, from the coding sequence ATGCCGACCATCAGCGTGATCACGCCGGTCCACGCGCCGAGCTTGCCGTACTTGACCGAGGCCTACGAATCCCTCGCCGCGCAGGAACTCCCGCCCGGCTGGAGCTGGGAATGGCTGGTGCAGGAAGACGGTGAGACCGGCCTGCTCGACGGTGCCCTCCCCGCGGACGCACGAGTCCTGCCCGGCTCGGGCCGCCGGGGCGGTCCCGGGGTCGCGCGGATGATGGCCCTGTCCCGCGCCTCCGGGAAGCTGATCAAAGCCCTCGACGCGGACGACCTCCTCACTCCCGGCGCGCTCTCGCGGGACATCGCCGCGCTCGCGGATCCCGCCATCGGCTGGACCACTTGCCGGGTCCTCGACCTCCTCCCGGACGGGACCACGGCCGGCTTCGACAGCGACCCCGACGAGGGGCCGATCGAGCGCGGCGCGATCCTGCGGCACTGGCAGCGCAACGGCTACGTGTCGTCGGTGGTGGCCGGGACCTTGTGCATCCGCCGCGAACTGCTGCTGGACCTGGGCGGCTGGATGGCGCTGCCCGCGTCGGAGGACACCGGGCTGATCCTCGCCGCCAACGCCTGCTCGGACGGCTACTTCATCGCCACGTGCGGCATGTACTACCGGAAGTGGCCAGGACAGGTCACCAAGTCCGCGGCACACAACGACGACGGCGAGCGGCTCGCGCGGATGAAACTGATCGAGGAACGAGCCGAGGTCATGTTGGCAGGTCGACGATGTCGAGCAACGCCTTCGCGCACAGATCCCGGATCTCCCCCCGGGTCAGCCTCCGGTACTTGA